The following proteins are co-located in the Carassius carassius chromosome 39, fCarCar2.1, whole genome shotgun sequence genome:
- the LOC132120986 gene encoding ABI gene family member 3-like → MRDNNCKERIDKIMQEAPAARKALLDNHSNLHKVADYCQNKNLNVQDSGSVIEESKALTTQALASVTYQITSLATSMLKLLDAQMVQLKQVEFSVNLLTLTVGMYKEKISRKEIGVLTKQSKVAWTQKMVLPASGLEPIRAYRRVPISYTRLDKLGHGHWEGRKTEEPKTDNEESVSVQPGTQEPSTFNWSFLGIAVPPPSVPGCVGSSVSAPPDLSPASPPPSLTSDRSPSLPAYPDLSMVPPPPLPDDEMGDVPHPPSSVYGGSWVPTPPPPPGQNTSLTSAISPPPPPPFTDDEMGDVPPPSPPPPSSVYGGSWVPPPPPPPGQNTSLTSANSPPPPPPFTDDEMGDVPPPSPPPPSSVYGGSWVPTPPPPPGQNTSLTSAKSSACSGSPQNASIVPPPPPPNTGGKFIPPPPPPPPPF, encoded by the exons ATGAGAGACAACAACTGTAAAGAACGCATAGACAAAATCATGCAAGAGGCTCCAGCTGCAAGAAAAGCACTTCTAGACAACCACAGCAATCTGCACAAGGTGGCTGATTACTGCCAGAACAAAAACCTCAAT gtgCAGGACTCTGGAAGTGTCATTGAAGAGTCTAAAGCTCTCACCACACAGGCTCTGGCCAGTGTCACATACCAGATAACCTCTCTGGCCACATCTATGCTGAAGCTCTTAGATGCTCAAATGGTTCAGCTAAAGCAGGTGGAGTTCTCCGTCAACTTGCTGACTCTG ACAGTTGGCATGTACAAGGAGAAAATATCCCGGAAAGAGATTGGAGTGCTGACCAAACAGTCAAAAGTTGCCTGGACTCAGAAGATGGTTCTCCCAGCAAGTGGCCTGGAGCCGATTCGTGCGTATAGACGGGTTCCCATATCCTACACCCGCTTAGACAAACTGGGCCACGGTCACTGGGAAGGCAGAAAAACT GAAGAGCCAAAAACAGACAATGAGGAGTCTGTGTCGGTACAACCTGGCACACAGGAGCCCAGCACCTTCAACTG GTCTTTTTTGGGTATAGCAGTTCCTCCTCCATCAGTGCCTGGTTGTGTGGGTTCTAGCGTCTCAGCTCCTCCTGATCTCTCTCCAGCTTCACCGCCTCCTTCACTCACGTCTGACCGTTCCCCTTCTCTACCTGCCTATCCCGACCTGTCCATGGTGCCTCCTCCACCTCTCCCAGATGATGAGATGGGAGATGTTCCTCATCCACCGAGTTCTGTGTATGGAGGTTCTTGGGTTCCCACTCCACCTCCTCCACCTGGCCAAAATACCTCATTGACTTCAGCAAtctctccacctcctcctccaccttTCACAGATGATGAGATGGGAGATGTTCcacctccctctcctcctccacCGAGTTCTGTGTATGGAGGTTCTTGGGTtccccctccacctcctccacctgGCCAAAATACCTCATTAACTTCAGCAAactctccacctcctcctccaccttTCACAGATGATGAGATGGGAGATGTTCcacctccctctcctcctccacCGAGTTCTGTGTATGGAGGTTCTTGGGTTCCCACTCCACCTCCTCCGCCTGGCCAAAATACCTCATTAACTTCAGCAAAAAGCTCTGCCTGCAGTGGGTCTCCACAAAATGCCTCCATAGTGCCACCGCCACCTCCTCCTAATACTGGAGGTAAATTTattccaccacctcctcctccacctcccccaTTTTGA
- the LOC132120987 gene encoding uncharacterized protein LOC132120987, whose amino-acid sequence MSLSKSTASPGNSLSRACPAACGALIAAKDLHPFCVVCLGLKHAQEALENMENCSHCLKLPKKLLRRSLKVAVALCAKLSFSDSDGGHGDDDALPGDSQGYSSLVWADQPNPAFSEEDIFAGNLMLTDEPAGSGDKDDAALLGVSEDEEAILPSGVPQASGHAALPQSILLEVCERAAARLNIEWPAPQSATDQERDIYDRKVLEPPPGPRKQLFPAAYKSSALAVRALNFSSLLSAYQAEILDELGQQLEKGTPSLPLWKGILTVNDLVLRNAWQAVQACGRSMALSVVGEHVLWLNLSGLPDSEKRRIALMQQRCDDNKKKEDEAFKLCLPRKAAPRQTPPARLPNTPAMGQHFHQGKERPRNKPPPRQKNPLPAKHWGKSTPAVAAAGRPSNPTPIDSKRKRPA is encoded by the exons ATGTCGCTTTCCAAATCTACCGCTTCTCCGGGCAATAGCCTATCACGGGCCTGCCCGGCAGCGTGTGGAGCACTCATCGCTGCTAAGGACCTTCACCCGTTCTGCGTGGTTTGCTTGGGCCTTAAACACGCTCAAGAAGCCTTGGAGAACATGGAAAATTGCAGTCATTGCCTTAAGCTGCCCAAAAAGCTTTTACGACGCAGTCTTAAAGTTGCAGTGGCCCTGTGCGCCAAGCTCAGCTTTTCTGACTCAGATGGGGGACACGGTGACGACGACGCGCTACCGGGGGACTCCCAGGGCTACTCATCACTTGTTTGGGCTGACCAACCCAATCCCGCATTCTCCGAAGAGGACATCTTCGCGGGCAACCTCATGCTTACCGACGAACCGGCCGGTTCCGGCGATAAGGATGATGCAGCCCTTCTCGGGGTCTCAGAGGACGAGGAGGCCATCCTGCCCTCTGGCGTTCCCCAGGCTAGCGGCCACGCAGCTCTGCCTCAGTCCATCCTCCTGGAAGTTTGTGAGCGAGCGGCCGCTCGCCTCAACATTGAGTGGCCGGCTCCACAGAGCGCCACCGACCAGGAGAGGGATATTTACGACAGAAAAGTGTTGGAACCTCCTCCCGGTCCAAGGAAACAACTCTTCCCT GCCGCATACAAGTCCTCGGCCTTGGCTGTCAGGGCCCTGAActtctcatctctcctctccgcTTACCAGGCAGAGATTTTGGACGAATTAGGGCAACAGCTAGAAAAGGGAACTCCTTCTCTACCCTTGTGGAAGGGGATCCTCACGGTGAACGACCTCGTCCTTCGTAACGCTTGGCAGGCCGTCCAAGCCTGCGGGCGCTCTATGGCGCTTTCTGTGGTGGGAGAGCACGTGCTCTGGCTTAACCTGTCAGGCCTTCCTGACAGTGAGAAGCGGCGCATCGCATTGATGCAACAACGGTGTGACGACAATAAAAAGAAGGAGGATGAGGCCTTCAAGTTATGTCTTCCTAGGAAGGCGGCCCCACGCCAGACACCCCCTGCGCGTTTGCCTAACACTCCTGCCATGGGACAACACTTCCACCAGGGCAAGGAAAGGCCCCGCAACAAACCCCCTCCACGGCAGAAAAACCCACTGCCTGCTAAGCACTGGGGAAAATCGACTCCCGCCGTGGCCGCGGCTGGAAGACCATCTAACCCTACCCCCATCGACTCTAAACGTAAGCGGCCTGCCTGA